A region of Triplophysa dalaica isolate WHDGS20190420 chromosome 18, ASM1584641v1, whole genome shotgun sequence DNA encodes the following proteins:
- the znf367 gene encoding zinc finger protein 367 produces MADSKHQVLFCNDSPKRVLVSVIKTTPIKPRAADSLMPTSPGFSDFMVYPWRWGENAHNVTLSPGSVSGTGSPTRSSSSPAETDVNSSPDPESLKDGIRRGRPRADTVRELINEGENSSSRIRCNICNRVFPREKSLQAHKRTHTGERPYLCDYPDCGKAFVQSGQLKTHQRLHTGEKPFACSEKGCCSRFTHANRHCPKHPYARLKREEPADGPGQTHGADNKAVAEWLAKYWQTREQRTSTPVKGKSKSLLEDQEQQDPLDFLPSDEGEDEEPDDEKSAGGGTAHRRLQEQRERLHGALALIELANNLSA; encoded by the exons ATGGCTGACAGCAAACATCAAGTGCTATTTTGTAACGATTCACCGAAAAGAGTTCTGGTGTCCGTGATCAAGACGACTCCCATCAAACCCAGAGCCGCGGACTCTCTCATGCCCACCAGTCCCGGTTTCAGTGACTTTATGGTTTATCCGTGGCGCTGGGGGGAAAACGCGCATAATGTCACATTGAGTCCCGGATCGGTCAGTGGAACCGGGTCACCCACCCGAAGCAGCAGTTCACCTGCCGAGACAGATGTCAACTCCAGCCCGGACCCCGAGAGCCTGAAG GATGGCATCCGTCGTGGACGTCCGCGAGCAGACACAGTCAGAGAACTGATCAACGAGGGCGAGAACTCCTCCAGCCGCATCCGCTGCAACATCTGCAACCGGGTGTTTCCCAGGGAGAAGTCCTTACAAGCCCACAAACGGACACACACGG GGGAACGACCGTACCTTTGTGATTATCCAGACTGTGGAAAAGCGTTCGTCCAGAGCGGGCAATTGAAAACCCACCAGCGtcttcacactggagagaaaccctTCGCCTGTTCGGAGAAAG GCTGCTGTAGCCGGTTTACACACGCAAACCGCCACTGTCCTAAACATCCATACGCCAGACTGAAGCGAGAGGAGCCCGCGGACGGACCGGGGCAGACACATGGAGCTGATAACAAAGCCGTTGCTGAATGGCTGGCAAA GTACTGGCAGACAAGGGAACAGAGGACATCCACTCCGGTGAAAGGCAAGAGTAAAAGCCTTCTGGAGGACCAAGAGCAACAGGACCCTTTGGATTTTCTGCCGTCTGATGAAGGTGAAGATGAGGAACCGGATGATGAGAAGAGCGCTGGAGGCGGGACAGCCCACCGGCGTCTGCAGGAACAAAGGGAACGACTCCACGGTGCACTCGCTCTCATCGAGTTAGCCAATAACCTGTCTGCCTGA